TTCCGCTCCTTTTGTTTTTTGTAAGATGTGTATAAAATATTCTGTTATTTTTGGTAGATTTTCTTCGTTGATCATATATTTAATTGTAGGCAAACCCTCACAAAAGACCACTTTTGTATGTTCTTTTGAAGCTTTGACTATTTGTAATATGTGCGGGAGGGTTTTTTCATTGATTATTTCTTTTATTGAAGACAAACCGTGCTTGAAGACGTGGTTTGTTTGATCTCCTGTTAATTTGACCATCTCTACTAAATATGGCAAAGTTTTTTCATTAAGTGCGGGTTTTATTTCGAGCAAACCATCATTAAAGAAACTGTGTGTTTCACTTCTTATGACCTTAGCTATTTCTACTAAATAGGCCAAAGTTTTTTCAGTAAGCACATCTTTTATTTCAAGCAAACCATAAAAGAAAAAACCGTTTTTTTCGTCTCCAGCGGCTTTAGATATTTCTGCTAAATAAAATAGTTTTTTTTCGTTAAGTATGTCTTTTATTTTATGCAAACCCCAATATTTTAAGAAATTAATTGAGTTGAATTTTAAGTATTTGATTAGTTCAGCTAGTGATAGTCCTATGGATAGTATGTTATTTTCGTTAATAATATTTTTTATTTCACGAAACCCAAACATAAGGACATGTTTTGATAACTCCCCTTCGGCTTTGAATAATTCTGATAGTTGTAGTCCTATAGATAGTACGTTATTTTGGTTGATTTTGAATTTTACATAATAAAAACTCTTGAGTACAGATTCTGCTTGGTCTCCTGAGACTTTGGCTATTTTTACTAGTTGTAGTCCTATTGATAGTAAGTTATTTTCGTTTAGTATATCTCTTATTTTAGACAAACCCTTTTCCAAGACTAAGAGCCTATAGTCTCCAGCGGCTTTTACTATTTTTATTATGTCGGGGAAAGTTTTTTCATTAAGAATATTTTCTATTTGATATGAACAAAAACTTATGACCTCTCCTGCTTGATCTCCCGAGGATTTTACTAGTTTTACCATGTCAGGCAAAGTATTTTCATTAAGAATATCTACCAGTTCAGGCAAATAATGTTTAAAAACAGATTCTGTTTGATCAACCCCCAAGGCTTTTACTAGTTCTACTATGTAGGGCAAAGTTTTTTCATTTAATATCTCCCTTATATCAGGCAAATAAAATTCTAATACATGTGAGTGAATCCACAAGGATTTAGATAGTTCTGCCATTTGTAGCCCAATAAATAGTAAATTATTTTCATTAATGGATTCTTTCATTAAAGGCAAACCTCGCACGAAGACATCGTATTTACGGTCTCCTGCAGCTTTAGCTATTTCAAGCGTTTGCGACCAATTATTGATTAAAACATTTTCTAAATCAGGATATTCATTTAAGGAGTAATACATTTGATTAAGCTGTTCCCGTCTTTCTTGTCTAGTTTTTTCATCGATTTGTTTTGGCTTTTGCTCAATGTTTGCTATTCCTTCAATGAGTTCTTTTATCCGGTTCTTTTCTTGTTTATCATATTTACTGGGTTCATTTACAACTTTTTCTAGGTCTTTCATTAAAGCTTGCAAATATGTGTAAATCTTGTCATAGTGATGTATATTATTTTTATGAAACTCATTAATATCTTGAATTACCAGAACATCAATTTCCTCCAATCTTAAAATTTTTTTCTTATCAAAATCAGAAATGTTTAAACCAGCTTCGGCTAATTGATTCAAATGCTTAACCAATCTAGCATTTAATTGCTTTGGTGGTGTTTTGAATATAGACATAATTCATTTTTAGCCTGAAGAATATTTAAATATTGCTTTTAAATTTGAAAAATACTTTAAATTATGCCAAAATGGTATGATAGACGCAGAGTTCATTATTCATGTTTCAACAATTTGCAGTAACATCTGCAACACTTAACATCATAATTTTTAGAAAGAATTATATAATCTCTTAGCTAACAGCGTAATATGAGCTCAATCGATAATACCTGCAACGAAAAAGAAGAAACAGAAGACGAATTAAAAATAATGAATGCAGAAGCTAGAAAACGTATAAAAAATGGTTTTTTTCATGAAACTTATGGAAATTTTCTTTCTAAGGATAATACAGAAAAGAAAAAAGGCGGCGTTTTAAATCCTGTCGGTGTATATGAAAAAAACGGGAAAAAATATACTAAAGTAATAGGCGGTCCAGATAAGCCATATAAAAAAATAGGTTAATTCTTTGTGATTTAATAGAAATAATTTTTTCATTCACAGTTCCTTTGTTGCGACCCGTTTTAACTTGCCATCGCAGAGCCCATCAGTATAAAAAAGATTCGAAACACTTAATTATAATATTTATATTGTAAAACGCCGAATAATGAAAATCCCTGCTCCGAGTCTTCTAAGAAACTAAGTTTCTTGCGCACAGAAATCAAAACTGATTTCTTCGTGTATTTCCACCCTAAAAGCAAAGCTTTTGTGTGCAATTAAACATTTAAGCAATTTATCTGATAATTATAAATATTTCAATAAATTTATTAAGTGTCTAATCCAATTATTCTTTTATGAATATTGTAAGACAATTTGTAACTAGAGGCGTTTGTATTAGAGGAAACCAAATTCTAATCCTGAATAAAAAAGGAGAATGTCACTATTTTTTACCAGGAGGAAGAGTGGAAAAAGGAGAACGTTGTGAAGATGCTCTTATTAGAGAAATAAAAGAGGAATTGAATAAAGATTCTTCAATCATAAGATATATTGGAGCAATTGAACACGATTTTATTCATTACTCAGGAAAACAATATTATGAAATAGGAAACTTTTTTCTTATTGATATCAAAGATATTGATTCGGATGTAGTATCTTCAAATGAAACTGAATTAGAATTTCAATGGAAAAATATTGATGATCTTGATAAAATAAATATTAAACCTTCACCAGTTGTTGAACTTATTAGACATATCAACTCCAAGAACGCAAAAGCATTTTGGGCCTCTACATTACTTAAAAAACGATGATAAACTGAAAATTTCACTCAAACATTAGGATTGTTTACATTAAATGATTTCGTACATGAGCAAGTATAGAAGAATTCTTTAAATATTTTTTAGGGGTGAAAGCAAATTCATATAGAAATATATTTAAATACGCGTCTTAATTGTTTTATTATGAGAAAAAAAGAAGAAGAAAGCATTATTAGAAGAACTGTTGGTGTTGCTGCGCGTTCTTTTAAGAGAGCCATTCTTGGTTCTGAAGTCGGTAAGGTCGTTGAAGAAATTAAAGAAGAAATTGATGAAACTATTGAATTGACTAAAAAAAGAGTTGATAAATTGGTTTTTGATATTGCTAGTCATTCTTTTAGTTTGTTGATAGTTGCTGTTGGTGTTTTGTTGGCTTTTTTAGGTGTTGCTTATTTTTTGATTGATGTTTTGTTTGTGCCTAGAAGTGCTAGTTTTATTTTTGTTGGTGTTGTTTTGTTGTTGTTTGGTTATTTGTCTTTGAGAAATATTAGAAATTTGATTTAATTTGTTTTTCCTTGTTTTTGTTGATCTTTTGTTTTTCCTATTATTATTTTTTTTATATTGTAGTTGCAGGCATCTATTTTTACTATTTCTTCAGATATTACTTTGTGCCAGTTCTTTGGATTTCCTTGTTCTATTGCTGTTAAATACAATATGTCTAGTTTATTTGGTAAATATTCTATTAATTTTATCGTTTCATATATTTCGTGTTTTAATTCATTTTCTATTCTTGAAGAATATAGACTCATTAGGGGGTATTCGTCTTCGTATTTTTTGAATAGAGGGTCTTGTATTTTTTCAGCTAATATTTTGTAGCTGCTTTCTGTTAGTTTTTTATTTTCTAATTCTTCATCTAGTATGTAATTTACTAGCGGAGTTAATAGCAGCGCCATATCGTATTCATATGGTTTTTTATTTTCGTCTAGTTCATCTATTTTTTTTATGAGTTTCTCGTACTGCATTATTTCTATTTCGTCTAGAGTCTCAAATTCCATTATTGGTAATTCTTCTGTTTGGGTATACAGTAGTTCTATTCCTTCGTTTATGAATTTTATTTCTAAAGGTATTTCGTTGTTGAGGTATTCTTTTAGTATTTGTTCTTGTTCTTCCTTGTCTTTGAGTTCTTGGTCGTTCATTTCTTTTTTGTATTTTGTGCTACACAGATTTTCCCAGAATCTTCCATTTATTATGTGTTCGTATATTTTATCGTTTAATATTGAGTATATTGGTGTTTTTATGTTTTTTAGCATGTCATAGAGTGTTGTGTTTGGTTTTTTTGAGGTTTTGAGTCTTTTTATCGGTTCTGCTATGAATGCTGTGTTTATGCTAAGATATAGTGCTTCTTCTATTTCTTTTGTTGTTAAATCTATTGTGTTATTTTTTTGGTTTAGTATTTCTTCTATTGTCGTTATTGTTTCCCAAAACATTTTTTGTTTTATGCCTTCCAGAAATTTTTTCTCTTGATATTTCATTTTATTTTTTTTTCTTATTTGATATTTTGATATGAATGATTGAA
The Candidatus Woesearchaeota archaeon DNA segment above includes these coding regions:
- a CDS encoding NUDIX domain-containing protein, with translation MNIVRQFVTRGVCIRGNQILILNKKGECHYFLPGGRVEKGERCEDALIREIKEELNKDSSIIRYIGAIEHDFIHYSGKQYYEIGNFFLIDIKDIDSDVVSSNETELEFQWKNIDDLDKINIKPSPVVELIRHINSKNAKAFWASTLLKKR